From Rutidosis leptorrhynchoides isolate AG116_Rl617_1_P2 chromosome 3, CSIRO_AGI_Rlap_v1, whole genome shotgun sequence, a single genomic window includes:
- the LOC139902194 gene encoding uncharacterized protein, which yields MLLNIVKGPRSFEKIRTVDGILHPTFKDACFAHGLLNDDKEWTEAISEARLWATGITSLLLPGGRTSHSRFVIPLELMENSTCGIKQQTHLASLIQEARLIIWDEAPMNQRFAFEALDKTLRDILGAKDDRNRSKIFGGMPVLLGGDFRKILPVIPKGKKQEIVHACINRSDLWQHCNLHTLSRIMRVNEYTPDGYLDTRKQNFNKWVLDIGEGKVPAIAKDGEDEPTWIKIPEEFIISSKKPPIETIVDTIFPDFPVRQEDEDYLRERAILTPRNDDADEINKHMFKRLQGATMTYKSSDEICMGSTDNMVQIQTYPVEYLNTLNFPGVPPHKLKIKIGQPVMLLRNLCPSAGLCNGTRLILTDFQKFVLQARIITGSHIGNTVIIPRIVLTSAQSKWPFVMQRIQFPVKPCYAMTINKSQGQSLKYVGLYLLKPVFSHGQLYVALS from the exons ATGTTATTGAACATAGTTAAGGGTCCCCGTTCTTTTGAGAAAATTCGAACTGTAGATGGTATATTGCACCCCACGTTTAAAGATGCATGCTTTGCACATGGTTTGTTGAACGATGATAAAGAATGGACAGAAGCCATCTCTGAAGCAAGGCTATGGGCAACAG GTATCACATCATTGCTTTTACCCGGAGGTCGGACATCACACAGCCGATTTGTCATCCCCTTGGAATTAATGGAAAACAGCACATGCGGAATAAAACAGCAAACACACTTGGCATCACTTATTCAAGAAGCCCGTTTAATAATTTGGGATGAGGCGCCGATGAATCAAAGGTTCGCTTTCGAGGCCCTAGACAAAACTTTGCGAGACATTTTAGGGGCGAAGGATGACAGAAACAGATCAAAGATTTTCGGAGGTATGCCTGTCTTACTAGGGGGCGACTTTAGAAAAATACTTCCAGTGATACCAAAGGGAAAAAAACAAGAAATAGTTCATGCATGCATTAACAGGTCCGATTTATGGCAACATTGTAACCTGCACACACTATCCCGCATTATGCGGGTGAACGAATACACTCCAGATGGATATCTTGATACACGAAAACAAAACTTCAATAAATGGGTACTAGATATAGGGGAAGGTAAGGTTCCTGCAATTGCTAAAGATGGGGAGGATGAGCCAACATGGATAAAAATTCCCGAAGAATTCATTATATCTTCCAAAAAACCACCGATTGAAACGATCGTTGACACAATATTTCCAGATTTCCCCGTGAGACAGGAAGATGAAGATTACTTGCGAGAGAGGGCTATTTTGACCCCAAGAAATGACGACGCGGATGAGATTAATAAACATATGTTCAAAAGATTACAAGGAGCAACAATGACATATAAAAGCTCTGATGAGATTTGCATGGGATCAACCGACAACATGGTACAAATACAAACATATCCCGTGGAATACTTAAATACATTAAACTTCCCAGGTGTTCCTCCTCACAAACTTAAGATAAAAATAGGTCAACCAGTTATGTTGTTGCGAAATCTGTGCCCAAGCGCAGGGCTGTGCAACGGAACACGTCTCATCCTAACAGATTTCCAAAAGTTTGTTCTTCAAGCCCGGATTATAACAGGCTCGCATATAGGAAACACAGTCATCATTCCGCGGATTGTTCTTACTTCGGCCCAATCAAAATGGCCCTTTGTCATGCAACGAATCCAATTCCCAGTCAAGCCCTGTTATGCAATGACAATAAACAAAAGCCAGGGACAATCTTTAAAATATGTCGGTCTTTACCTACTGAAACCAGTTTTTAGCCACGGTCAACTATACGTTGCCCTATCATGA
- the LOC139898811 gene encoding purine permease 1-like — protein MNNHQKATTTATTAGTTAPITAKVSPTARKTLLIINCILLSIGICGGPLIMRLYFIHGGNRVWLSSSLQTGGWPFILIILIILYFYRRNTNDKTSFIYMRPRLFFAVAFIGVLTGLDDYLYAYGVARLPISTSSLIIASQLGFTAFFAFLLVKQKFTPYSINAIVLLTVGAGVLALHTGGDRPNGESKKEYMLGFVMTVGAAVLYGFVLPLVELTYNKAKQGITYTLVLEIQMVMCLFATIFCTVGMIVNNDFKIKLYLRDHLH, from the exons ATGAACAACCATCAAAAAGCCACCACCACCGCAACCACAGCGGGGACCACCGCACCAATCACAGCAAAAGTCAGCCCAACAGCTAGAAAAACACTCCTAATCATAAATTGCATCCTACTCTCAATAGGAATTTGTGGCGGCCCACTAATCATGCGCCTCTACTTCATCCACGGTGGCAACCGTGTCTGGCTATCGTCTTCCCTCCAAACCGGCGGTTGGCCATTCATCCTAATCATCCTCATAATCCTTTACTTTTACCGACGAAATACAAACGACAAAACCTCCTTCATTTACATGCGTCCACGTTTATTTTTCGCCGTCGCTTTCATCGGTGTACTCACCGGCCTCGACGACTACCTTTACGCTTACGGAGTCGCGCGTCTCCCTATCTCCACGTCATCCTTAATTATCGCGTCACAACTAGGGTTTACAGCGTTCTTCGCGTTTTTACTCGTGAAACAAAAGTTCACACCGTATTCGATAAACGCCATCGTTTTACTGACGGTTGGGGCCGGCGTTTTGGCGTTACATACGGGCGGTGATCGGCCTAATGGAGAGAGTAAAAAGGAGTATATGTTGGGGTTTGTTATGACGGTTGGAGCTGCTGTGTTGTACGGATTTGTGTTGCCGTTGGTTGAATTAACGTATAATAAAGCGAAACAGGGGATTACATATACACTTGTGTTGGAGATTCAGATGGTTATGTGTTTATTTGCGACGATTTTTTGTACAGTCGGTATGATTGTTAACAACGACTTTAAG ATTAAGCTATATTTAAGAGATCATTTGCATTAG